The region GTTATGTCGTTGAGTTGTAACCCCAGGTGGGCGTTACCGCAATAGGGGACATCCGTGGTCGGGGGCTGCCGGGCGCTCCCCCCTGCGCCGCCCGGGCATAATCACACCTATGAATTTCGCCCCTCGCATCGTCACCTGGCAACGCAGCCACGGCCGGCATGATCTTCCCTGGCAGAACACCCGCGATCCGTACCGCATCTGGCTGTCGGAGATCATGCTGCAGCAGACCCAGGTCAGCACCGTCATTCCCTACTACGGACGCTTCCTGCAGCGCTTCCCCGACCTGGCCACGCTGGCCGCGGCCGAACAGGACGAGGTGATGCCCTATTGGGCGGGGCTGGGCTACTACGCGCGGGCGCGCAACCTGCATCGCTGCGCCCAGGAAATCGTGCGCGACTGGGGCGGCCGCTTTCCTCCGGACGCGACCGGCATCGCCACCCTGCCGGGCATCGGCCGGTCCACCGCCGCGGCCATCGCCGCCTTTGCCTACGGCGAAACGTCGCCCATCATGGACGGCAACGTCAAACGCGTGTTCACGCGGCATTTCGGCATTGCCGGCGATCCGTCCAAGCGCGACGTGGAAACCCGTTTGTGGACCCTGGCCGAGCAAGAAGTGGCCTCGGCCCCCGCCGACGCCGCTATCCTGGCCGTGGTCGCGGCCGCCGGTAGCGGGGCGGTTCCGGCCAGCACGCTGGCGAAGGGCGCCACCGCGACGTCGCACGCCGGGCAAGCCCCTGCCGCCGATCCCGTGGCCGGCTACATGGCCAGTTATACGCAAGGCCTGATGGATCTGGGGGCCACGCTCTGTACGCGCGGCAAGCCGGACTGTCCGTGCTGCCCGGTGCAGGCCACCTGCGTGGCGCGCATCGAGGGGCGGCAGGCCGAACTGCCCACGCCCAAGGTGCGCAAGGCGTCGCCCGAGCGCAGCACCGGCATGCTGGTGCTGCGCCATGAAGGCCGCGTGCTATTGCAGCAGCGGCCGTCGCCCGGCATCTGGGGCGGCTTGTGGAGCCTGCCGGAATTCGATCCCGCGCTCGATGCGGCCACGGCCTGTCAGGCGCTGGGCGCGCAGCCCGCCAACGTAAGTGAACTCGCCGCCTTCGCGCACACCTTCACCCACTTCCGCCTGCATGTGCGGCCGTGGTTCGTGACATTGAAGAAGGCGCCAAGCGCGGCGGACGGCGCACTGCCGCGGCGCTGGGTCGACGAGGCCGAGCTGGCCCACGTCGCCCTGCCCGCGCCCGTGCGCAAACTGCTCGACGGCCTGTTCGCCGCCGGTCTGCCGGGCATGCTGCCCGCCTGACCGGCCGTCCGACCGCGCCAAATGCGACGGGTGCGACGGGTACACCGGATATCTATGGAGACACGCCAACCCTCGTCTTGAGGAACTCATGCGTCGGCTTGCGCACTTAACGGGATTCGCGCTCTTGAGCGTTGCTTACTGAAAGGATCCCCAAGCCATGACCATCTCCGGACTCACCTTCGCACCTCAATTTTTTTGCCCGCCCGGGCCCCCTCCGGACGGCACACCGCCCGAGCGCGACACGCCGTGGAGCGAGGGCTTGCCAGCCATACGCGACTATTTTTTTGACCAGGGCATGAGGGACGCGGCGCACCGACTTTCCGCCCCGTTAAGCGAACTGCTGAGTCGCATGGAGAATACTGTTCGGGCCACGGCCGCGCAGGAAGAAGCCTATCAACACTGCCCGCGCAACCTGAGCCAGCTGATCGCCCTGCTCAAGCGCCCGGAAGGGCAGCCGCGCTGGAAGCTGAGAGTCGTCGAGCGCCTCGTCAACGAAATCGGTACAAGCAACGATATGCCCCATATCGAGACCTGCCTGAGGGATGCGGTGAGTGCTCTGTCGTCTTTCCATGGCGGATGGAACGCTCACATGGCCGTGATGAAGCAGAACACGGTCAAGGACATCGCGAACGCGCTCTCGGATTCCTTGATAAGCACGCGCAACGTGACAACGGATGCCGATCGTGCGGCTCGCGCGGCGCGCATGGCGCCTCGGAGGGGACCTCTCACCATCTGCATCGTCAATGCGCTTTCGACCAGATTCGGCCTGCGCAAAAGCGATCAGCCGCCAGGATATGACACGACCAGGCACGAGAAGGAATTTCAATCGACGCTGGATCATGTCCGCGAGAGTGCCGACGATATATTCAAGCCCTCCCCGGTGTCGTACGTCCTGGCAAGCGAGGCCATGAGCCGTTTCCTCGACTACCGCTACCCTCCCGAAGACGCCGACCATCCCTCCGTGGACTGGACGCAGCGGGAGCAGGACGCCGCCTGCAACGTCAGCAAGGAAATGTGCGGCCAGGAAGACGTGTTGAGACCGGCGTCCTTCCTTCTGCGGGCGAGCAAAAAAAGCCCGCTAGGCAGCATGTCGTTCCCGGATAACGCGGCGCTCCAGTTCGACCTGTTGGCGCATATGGATCACGTCGGTGACCTGCAAGGGCAGCCCATGGTGCTGGGCGAGGCCGGCCACGATGCCGACGGGCCCTATCGCATCGTCACGGATGGCGAACTGGTATGGAAAGTCATGGTGGACGCCAAGGCAGAACTGTCATGGGCTGGGTTGAAAGACGCACCGGTGAAGCGGGCCTCCCTGGCGGAATTCTGTGCCGTGGAACACCAGCTGTCGGACGAATCCATCCCATACCGGCGCCTGATCGGCGACCTGGTCGCGCGGCAGGTCGCGTCCGATCCCGACGCCAGCATGGCCTGCATCCCGCCCGCGTATTTCGAGCATCCGCTTATCGCCATGGCCATTCGCGCTCACTTGCCGGCGGCATGATAGGAACACAGGCATCGCCTCGGGTTACCTAGTGGAATTCGCTCTCTTGAGCGTCACCCATCTGAACCGAGGGTCTTGCCATGAACATCTCCGAACCCGCTTTTACGTCCAAGCACTATGCGGTCCACGATTCCTCCTGCCCGGAAGCAGCGCATGCGCGCGATCTGGCGTGGAGCGACAAGTGGCTGGCCCTGCCCGCCTACCTTGAGGGCGCGGGGCTGGCGCTTGGGGCCAATACGCTACGCAGCCGCGTCGTGGAGATGCTGGATGAGATAGGGCGCCTTGATCAGGCGCCGCCCGGTCAGGACCAGGCTTTCCAGGACTGCAAGCAGAATCTGAATCAGCTGCTATACATCATCGAGTACCCGGAAATGCCGCCGCTGCAGAAATCGCGGGTTCTCACGGCGCTCATGAGCGGCATCGGCCATAGCAGGGACATGGCCCACATCGCGACATGTCTCGGGGATGCCGTGTACGAACTCTCTTCATTCCAAGGCGGCTGGGACGGCCACCAGGCAGTGTGGCGGCACAACACAGTCAAAACGTTCGCGCGGGCGGCCGCGGGGGCATTGATAACCAACCCGGACCCGCTAGCCGCTGGCGCACCGCTCGCCGCCATCGTAGCTGCCCAGGGGGCCGTGATCGGCCGGATAGCGCAACGGGAGCATTTGAACGGCCCCTTGGCGAACGAAATCGTGAATCTGCTGGCGGACGAATATGGTCTGCGCAAGAACAATCAACCTGCGACTTTTCACACCACCGACGCGAAAAACCTGGCGCGCGTGCAGGAAGTGGTCGACGGCGTCCGCAGGGCGACCAATCAAGTGTTCGAGGATCCATCGATTTTGGCCGCCGATCTGGCGGATGACGCCCAGCGGGCCTTCTTCTGGCACATGCTGTCGCGCAAGGGACCGGACGGCGTATTTCCGTGGGATGACCCACAGCAGCGCGCGGAAATCGCCAGCAAAATCAGCCAGCAGATATGCGGTCAGGAAAACGCCTTGAAACCCGAGTCTTTCGCCCTGACCGACCGCATCGCGGAGCCCTACGATCGCTCGCACTACGACAACTCGGCGCTGGAGCGCGATTTCCTTGCGCACATGCGCGCCATGGGCGAGCTGCGATAACAGCTGATCGCCAGCCCGCGGCCGTCTACATCTTCGTGCCGCGGTAGCGATTGATGCTCATGAGCATCCCACAGGCGATACCCACCGTGAGCAAGGCCGTGCCGCCATAACTCATGAACGGCAAGGGCACGCCCACCACGGGCAGGATGCCGGTGACCATGCCGATGTTCACGAACACGTAGATGAAGAACATCATCGTCAATGCGCCCGCCAGCAGGCGGCCGAACTGGGTGGTGGCGCGGGTGGCGATGGTCAGCCCCCGCGCGATCAGCAGGCCATACAGCACCAGTATCATCACGCCGCCATACAGGCCGAATTCCTCCGCGTACACCGCGTAGATGAAATCGGTGGTGCGTTCGGGAATGAAATCCAGGTGGGTCTGGGTGCCCTTCATATACCCCTTGCCGTACAAGCCGCCGGAACCCACGGCAATCATCGACTGGATGGTATGGAAGCCCTTGCCCAAGGGATCCGAACTGGGATCCAGCAGCGTGCAGATGCGATGCTTCTGATAATCATGCAGAACCACCCAGTCGACGTCGGGCTGGCACAGCTGTTCCTCGTAGGACACCAGCGTGCCGATACCGATCACCGCCGCGAGCATCACCGGGACCAGCAGCTTGAAGGACAGGCCCGCGAAATAGATGACGCAGAAGCCAGCGCCGAACACCAGCAGGGCCGTGCCCAGATCGGGCTGGCGCACGATCAGACCGAACGGCACCACCAGCAGCGCGGCGGCCACCAGGAAGTCGCGGATACGCACCTGCCCTTCATGGCGCTGGAAGTACCAGGCCAACATCATGGGCAGCGCGATCTTCAGCATCTCCGACGGCTGGATGCGCGTGAAACCGAGATTGAGCCAGCGCGTCGCGCCTTTGCTGGTTTCACCGAACAGGTCCACGCCGACCAGCAGGGCCACGCCCAGGATGTAGAACGGCAAGGCCAGCCGCATCAGCAAAGGCGGCGGCGTCAGCGCCACCGCCCACATGGCGACGAAGGCGATGAGGAAGTTGCGCGACTGGTCGGCGAAGCGCCAGTCCGTACTGCCCACCGCCGAGTGCATGACGGTCAGCCCCAGCGCGGCGAACATCACCAGGATCAGCAGTAAAGGCCAATCGAACGCGGTGAAGACGCGCAACAGGATGAGGGCGATGCGTTTCATTGACGTCCTTGTTGCGCGGCGCCACCAGGCTGCGGCGATAACCGGGTTGACGGTACCTCACGCAAGCCACCCGGCGCCGGCCGCCCCTGAGGATCGCTCAGGGCTTCCGGCGGACGCACCGCGCGCGGGCGCGCGCCAGGCGTGGTGTTGGCGGCACCGTTGCCGCTGTTGCGCGTGCCGGGTGCGCTGGGCGCGACGCCGACCGACGACATGCCGCCCGGCCGGCCGGGCACGGGCGCGTTCGGCGCATCGGCGGGCACGGCCATATTGCGCGACGGGGCCACGCGGCCGACCGATTCCGGTTGGCCATCGGGCCCGAGGGCCGGGCCGCCCGGGCTCTGGCCCGCGCCGCCGGCGGCACCGGTGCCGTTACTGTTGCTGCCGTTGCCTGCACCTGCACCGCTGCTGTTCCTGGCGCCGT is a window of Bordetella sp. N DNA encoding:
- the rodA gene encoding rod shape-determining protein RodA; the protein is MKRIALILLRVFTAFDWPLLLILVMFAALGLTVMHSAVGSTDWRFADQSRNFLIAFVAMWAVALTPPPLLMRLALPFYILGVALLVGVDLFGETSKGATRWLNLGFTRIQPSEMLKIALPMMLAWYFQRHEGQVRIRDFLVAAALLVVPFGLIVRQPDLGTALLVFGAGFCVIYFAGLSFKLLVPVMLAAVIGIGTLVSYEEQLCQPDVDWVVLHDYQKHRICTLLDPSSDPLGKGFHTIQSMIAVGSGGLYGKGYMKGTQTHLDFIPERTTDFIYAVYAEEFGLYGGVMILVLYGLLIARGLTIATRATTQFGRLLAGALTMMFFIYVFVNIGMVTGILPVVGVPLPFMSYGGTALLTVGIACGMLMSINRYRGTKM
- a CDS encoding A/G-specific adenine glycosylase, with protein sequence MTPMNFAPRIVTWQRSHGRHDLPWQNTRDPYRIWLSEIMLQQTQVSTVIPYYGRFLQRFPDLATLAAAEQDEVMPYWAGLGYYARARNLHRCAQEIVRDWGGRFPPDATGIATLPGIGRSTAAAIAAFAYGETSPIMDGNVKRVFTRHFGIAGDPSKRDVETRLWTLAEQEVASAPADAAILAVVAAAGSGAVPASTLAKGATATSHAGQAPAADPVAGYMASYTQGLMDLGATLCTRGKPDCPCCPVQATCVARIEGRQAELPTPKVRKASPERSTGMLVLRHEGRVLLQQRPSPGIWGGLWSLPEFDPALDAATACQALGAQPANVSELAAFAHTFTHFRLHVRPWFVTLKKAPSAADGALPRRWVDEAELAHVALPAPVRKLLDGLFAAGLPGMLPA